The window ATCATATCGCGGGATTCAACGAGTTCTACAGGGTGCAGGACTTCCCGCCTGCATATACGCCTGAAAAAGTGATGGATGATATCTCAGGCTTCTTTCATTTTTTGAGATTTAAGAAGAACATCGTCGAACCGTACGAGCCTTTCATCCTTTTCGGGATGGAGATCACGTTTGTTACAGTCAATCACCCCCCTATAGACACCTATGGGATTGTAATCCGTTACAACGGGAAAAAGATCGGTTACACTTCAGATACGAACCCGAACCTTCCTGAAAGGACGGTGAAGGAACTGATGAACTGTGATCTTCTTTTCTTAGACGCCCTGATGCTCCCTGACGTCCACATCGGAAAGCACATGAATATAGCCGAAGCAGAAGACCTTGCACAAAAACTCTCGCCGAAAGAGTACTATTTTGTCCACATGAGCCACAGGATTCCTATGTCATACCCGCACGCCGCCACGGATTTTATGACATTCGAGTTCTGATTTTTGTGGCTGATTCGACCAATACTTATATACTCG of the Methanolacinia paynteri genome contains:
- a CDS encoding MBL fold metallo-hydrolase, whose translation is MKITILGTGDTVGTPRVGCDCGVCTLATEEGRSRLRTSFLIENEGKNILIDTSPDLKEQLIRTGAPKIGAVLWTHAHYDHIAGFNEFYRVQDFPPAYTPEKVMDDISGFFHFLRFKKNIVEPYEPFILFGMEITFVTVNHPPIDTYGIVIRYNGKKIGYTSDTNPNLPERTVKELMNCDLLFLDALMLPDVHIGKHMNIAEAEDLAQKLSPKEYYFVHMSHRIPMSYPHAATDFMTFEF